The Alphaproteobacteria bacterium DNA segment CGGACTCGATGACGCGCCCGGCCACGCCATCGCCGCTCATGGCCACCAACCCGGTACGGACGCCGTCGCGCTCGCCTGCCGTCACAATCACGCTGCGACGAAAAGGTCCGCCAGGATCCGAGATGACGCGCGCGGAAATAAAGCTGACCGATGGGTCGGGCTTAAAGTTCATCAGGCCACGCAGCGAGGCATTCTCAGCCTGCAGATTCAAGGCCAATTGCTGCCATTGCTTTAGATGCTCAACTTCCGCCCTTAGGCGTTCGTTATCGCTGTATATCTGTGAGGCATGCTCCAGCCCAAGAAGGCCCTGATTCATGGTGTCCACCGGACGCGACAGCGCATCCAACAGAGGAGCGAAGGCATCCATGGTGCGTGTACGCGCACGACTGACGGTATCGGGATGGGCCTGCCCATAAAATAGCATGCCGACAGCGATCAGCACGGCTGCCGTGAACGACATGCGCTGTGTAAATTCTCTATTATTGCCAATCAGCCAGGCCATCGCCATGGTCTGACGCCAGTCGCGCATGCTTTGCCCATCCTGCTGAATCAAGAGACCGAACCGATATTTTTTCTACGCCGATTTGCGGTCGTCTTCAACCACCGAATTGGGAAAAACTTGCCCCATGTGGTCTTTCCGACAACATGCCCCAGCCTTCGGCTTTTCCCTTGGGCGCAGGATATGCTAAGCCTGAGCGCGACTCGACTCGCATCGCCCTGCTGGCATAAAGGATCCAAGGCCGCCATGACCACACCCATCCCTACCACGCAAACCGCGCAGATTCTGATTATCGGGGCGGGACCGGCAGGCTATACGGCCGCGATCTATGCCGCGCGCGCCAATCGTCAACCCGTTGTTTTGCAAGGAATGCAGCCCGGCGGTCAGTTGACCATCACCAGCGATGTCGAAAATTTTCCCGGTTTTGCCGAGCCTGTGCAAGGTCCCTGGTTAATGGAGCAAATGTCAGCCCAGGCGGCACATGTTGGCACCAAATTGGAGGCAGATACCGCCTCACGGGTTGATTTTAATCAATATCCTTTTGTTATTGAAACGGATAGTGGCGTCACATGGCATGCCCATGTGGTGATCATCTGCACGGGCGCTCAGGCACGCTGGCTGAACGTGGCAGGTGAGCAGGAGTTTCGTGGCTATGGCGTATCGGCTTGCGCCACATGTGACGGTTTCTTCTTTCGCGGTAAGGATGTGGCTGTGGTCGGCGGGGGAAATTCTGCGCTGGAGGAGGCTTTATTCCTCACCAATTTTGCCAAAACGGTGACACTGGTTCACCGACGCGATTCTTTCCGGGGCGAGAAGGTGCTGCATCAGCGCGTGATGAATCATCCCAAGATTCGCGTGCGTTGGAACAGCGTGGTGGACGAGGTATTGGGCACCATCCAGGGCTCTTTGCGCAGCGTGACCGGCTTACGCCTGAAGGACACGGTGACGGGCGCGCTGAGCGACATGCCCGCCGATGGGGTATTCGTGGCCATTGGTCACGATCCAGCCACCGCCTTGTTTCATGGACAGGTGCAGACAGACAAAGAAGGCTATATCCTGACCAAACCGGATTCGACGGCGACCAATATTCCCGGCGTTTTCGCCGCCGGCGATGTGAAAGATCGGGTATTCCGCCAAGCGGTGACGGCGGCGGGTATGGGATGCATGGCGGCTTTGGAGGCCGAACACTTCCTGGCCATGCGGGAAAGCGATTCGTCTGCGGCAGTCTGATCGAGGAAAGAAAAAAGATGTCCAGTTATACGCGCTCTGTCTTAATGCCTGGAGAACAAATCCGCGCTCATGGCGTGCTGCACTGGGTGATGTTCTTGCAGCCTCTGCTGCTGACGGCGATCGGCGGGGCTTTTGCGGTTGCCGCGCCCAAAATGGGCGGGTTGCCGTTGCCGGATCTTTTGAAGACTGGGGCCATGCCCGAAATTCCCGTGGATAAATTGGGTTCGTGGTTGGCTATGGGCGTGGTGATGATGGGCGTGGTCAGTCTGCTGATCGCTTTCTTAAGACAAGTTACGACCGAGATCGTCCTGACCAATCGTCGAGTGATCATGAAGGTCGGGATCATCCAGCGTTCGACAGTAGAAATTCTGTTGGCGAAAGTCGAAAGTGCCAGCATCCATCAAAGCATCCTGGGACGGCTCATGGGATTTGGCAACGTTCTGGTGCATGGCACGGGCGGTGCTATGTCGCCCATTCGCTGCATCACCTCTCCGATTGAGTTTCATAACGTTTTGATGATGCTGATTGAGAAAGCGCGCGTCCACCGCGAGGATGTCAGTCATGATCTTCACGGATGATGAGGCATCCCAAGCCCCCCAGCTCAGGATGCCTCTGCTACTGTCTTGATGAATTT contains these protein-coding regions:
- the mreC gene encoding rod shape-determining protein MreC, encoding MRDWRQTMAMAWLIGNNREFTQRMSFTAAVLIAVGMLFYGQAHPDTVSRARTRTMDAFAPLLDALSRPVDTMNQGLLGLEHASQIYSDNERLRAEVEHLKQWQQLALNLQAENASLRGLMNFKPDPSVSFISARVISDPGGPFRRSVIVTAGERDGVRTGLVAMSGDGVAGRVIESGTWSSRILLLTDSISRLPVTVGSARVQAILAGDGSARPSLIYLPTDFEAKPGDRVVTSGQGGIFPADLVVGVVADVKGNRVQISLTAGLDRLDVLRLVDFRTTNTLLAGLKTASPPPNNGAPAKSSGMP
- the trxB gene encoding thioredoxin-disulfide reductase; its protein translation is MTTPIPTTQTAQILIIGAGPAGYTAAIYAARANRQPVVLQGMQPGGQLTITSDVENFPGFAEPVQGPWLMEQMSAQAAHVGTKLEADTASRVDFNQYPFVIETDSGVTWHAHVVIICTGAQARWLNVAGEQEFRGYGVSACATCDGFFFRGKDVAVVGGGNSALEEALFLTNFAKTVTLVHRRDSFRGEKVLHQRVMNHPKIRVRWNSVVDEVLGTIQGSLRSVTGLRLKDTVTGALSDMPADGVFVAIGHDPATALFHGQVQTDKEGYILTKPDSTATNIPGVFAAGDVKDRVFRQAVTAAGMGCMAALEAEHFLAMRESDSSAAV
- a CDS encoding PH domain-containing protein, whose amino-acid sequence is MSSYTRSVLMPGEQIRAHGVLHWVMFLQPLLLTAIGGAFAVAAPKMGGLPLPDLLKTGAMPEIPVDKLGSWLAMGVVMMGVVSLLIAFLRQVTTEIVLTNRRVIMKVGIIQRSTVEILLAKVESASIHQSILGRLMGFGNVLVHGTGGAMSPIRCITSPIEFHNVLMMLIEKARVHREDVSHDLHG